The following are encoded together in the Vigna unguiculata cultivar IT97K-499-35 chromosome 2, ASM411807v1, whole genome shotgun sequence genome:
- the LOC114170011 gene encoding probable methyltransferase PMT27 produces the protein MALFKSRKRSSSPSYVSTLTIFLFIALCVFAVWMLSSKSVVTPQTQSDDDIATRTSIDTSVTNDELSASHEIAAKIAETAKDTASSVFGDNPGQLPDDAIKSDEKTSNIESQNQHIMASMDAQLSEESSLTQKEQASVIHEAGADSDVKITEPEKPQQTIPKASNKNKKDEEIAAAAVENQEQSIGKPQEVQGFDTKPEEQFREDKGAVEANPKPEMLQQDSEAALKGITSEQVPEKIENQKVEDVVEVTPKPKAEKKGRKSKKQWSTQAAQSQKENKRQKVESNSEEKLEDHEWYLCNVTANEDYIPCLDNEKAVKQLRTTRHYEHRERHCPQDPPTCLVPLPKGYRTPIEWPNSRDKIWYHNVPHKLLAEVKGHQNWVKVTGEFLTFPGGGTQFIHGALHYIDFLQQAQPSIAWGKHTRVILDVGCGVGSFGGFLFERDVITMSFAPKDEHEAQVQFALERGIPAISAVMGSQRLPFPSLVFDAIHCARCRVPWHVDGGMLLLELNRLLRPGGYFIWSATPVYQKLEEDVEIWKEMTTLTKSICWDLVTINKDELNQVGAAIYRKPTSNGCYNQRAQSEPPLCKDDDDPNAAWYVPLQACIHRVPVDKTERGGKWPEPWPRRLNKPPYWLNNSQTGIYGKPPAQDFAADTNRWKNVVEELTNIGITWTNVRNVMDMRSIYGGFAAALKDLPVWVFNVVTVDAPDTLPVIYERGLFGMYHDWCESFSTYPRSYDLLHADNLFSKLKDRCKLTAVMAEVDRITRPGGKLVVRDESSTLSEVRTLLNSLHWQILHDKIKEGVLCAKRGKWRPKAIAVS, from the exons ATGGCACTTTTCAAGTCACGGAAGAGATCATCATCACCATCTTACGTATCGACCCTCACAATATTTCTGTTCATTGCACTATGTGTTTTTGCCGTGTGGATGCTATCCTCCAAGTCGGTAGTGACACCTCAAACACAGAGCGATGATGACATTGCAACCCGAACGTCCATTGATACCTCTGTAACCAACGATGAACTCTCTGCCTCCCATGAAATTGCTGCAAAAATTGCAGAAACTGCAAAAGACACTGCCTCTTCTGTCTTTGGGGACAACCCAGGACAGCTTCCCGATGATGCCATAAAATCTGATGAAAAAACATCCAACATTGAGTCACAAAATCAGCACATCATGGCCAGCATGGACGCACAGCTTTCTGAGGAAAGCTCGCTAACTCAAAAGGAGCAAGCTTCCGTGATACACGAAGCTGGTGCAGATAGTGATGTGAAAATAACTGAGCCTGAGAAACCTCAGCAAACCATCCCCAAGGCttctaataaaaacaaaaaggatGAAGAAATCGCAGCGGCGGCGGTGGAAAATCAGGAACAAAGCATTGGAAAGCCGCAAGAAGTTCAAGGTTTTGACACTAAACCGGAGGAACAATTTCGAGAGGACAAAGGCGCGGTTGAAGCAAATCCTAAACCAGAGATGTTGCAACAGGACTCTGAGGCGGCTTTAAAGGGAATAACCTCTGAGCAAGTGCCGGAGAAAATTGAAAACCAGAAAGTAGAAGATGTGGTTGAGGTAACGCCGAAACCAAAAGCAGAGAAGAAAGGTCGTAAGTCAAAGAAGCAATGGTCGACACAAGCTGCTCAGTCacagaaagaaaacaaaagacaGAAAGTTGAATCAAACAGTGAAGAGAAACTTGAAGATCACGAATGGTACCTCTGCAATGTCACTGCGAATGAAGATTATATACCGTGTTTGGACAATGAAAAGGCAGTGAAACAGTTGCGTACCACAAGACACTACGAACACAGGGAAAGACATTGCCCGCAGGATCCTCCTACTTGTCTCGTGCCACTTCCCAAAGGTTACAGAACGCCCATCGAGTGGCCTAACAGCAGAGATAAG ATATGGTACCACAATGTACCACACAAGTTGCTAGCAGAGGTAAAGGGACACCAGAACTGGGTGAAGGTGACCGGAGAGTTCTTGACCTTCCCTGGAGGTGGCACTCAGTTCATTCACGGAGCTCTCCATTACATCGATTTTCTTCAACAG GCTCAACCTTCTATTGCATGGGGAAAACACACAAGGGTGATCTTGGATGTTGGGTGTGGGGTTGGTAGCTTTGGAGGGTTTCTATTCGAAAGGGATGTTATTACAATGTCTTTTGCACCTAAAGACGAACATGAAGCACAAGTCCAATTTGCCCTTGAAAGAGGAATTCCTGCCATATCTGCTGTTATGGGTTCTCAGAGGCTGCCATTCCCCAGTCTTGTCTTTGATGCTATACACTGTGCACGTTGTCGAGTACCTTGGCATGTAGATG GTGGCATGTTGCTGTTGGAACTGAATCGGCTTTTGAGACCAGGTGGTTATTTTATTTGGTCTGCAACTCCTGTGTACCAGAAGCTCGAAGAAGATGTCGAGATATGGAAGG AAATGACCACACTGACGAAGTCCATCTGTTGGGACCTTGTGACCATCAACAAGGATGAACTGAATCAGGTTGGTGCCGCCATTTATCGCAAACCCACATCCAACGGATGCTACAACCAAAGGGCGCAAAGTGAACCTCCATTGTGCAAGGATGATGATGATCCAAATGCTGCCTG GTATGTACCTCTGCAGGCATGCATACACAGGGTACCTGTGGACAAGACTGAGAGAGGAGGCAAATGGCCTGAACCTTGGCCTCGTCGACTGAATAAACCTCCATATTGGTTAAACAACTCGCAGACTGGGATCTATGGAAAACCACCTGCCCAAGATTTTGCAGCAGATACTAATCGCTGGAAAAATGTTGTGGAGGAGTTGACCAACATTGGTATAACTTGGACTAACGTGAGAAATGTCATGGACATGCGATCCATCTACGGGGG ATTTGCGGCAGCTCTAAAGGATCTTCCCGTCTGGGTGTTCAATGTGGTGACTGTAGATGCTCCGGACACACTTCCTGTCATCTATGAGAGAGGTCTTTTTGGGATGTATCATGACTGGTGTGAATCCTTCAGCACGTATCCAAGATCTTATGATCTGCTGCATGCAGATAATCTTTTCTCAAAGCTGAAAGATAG GTGCAAACTAACAGCTGTTATGGCAGAGGTGGATAGAATAACTAGACCAGGAGGCAAATTGGTTGTCCGTGATGAATCTTCCACCCTCAGCGAAGTGCGAACTTTGTTAAATTCTCTACATTGGCAAATATTACATGACAAAATAAAAGAGGGTGTACTTTGTGCCAAAAGAGGCAAATGGAGGCCTAAGGCTATAGCAGTGTCCTGA
- the LOC114173067 gene encoding disease resistance protein RPP8, with translation MAEVAVSTVATKLAELLMEQAAVAVSQLAGVRGQVENLKNELGWMQSFLRDADAKQEGSDRVRLWVSEIRDVAFEAEELIETYVYNTTMQRQLDKVFRPWHLYKVRTRIDKIMSKIKSISNKRETYGVVMTGDDGNNSNERLRQWRQPSPSSEEEYLIELEDDMGLFLTQLLALEPNPYVVSIVGMGGLGKTTLAKKLYNHNKITNHFECRAWVYVSKEYRRRDVLQGILRDVDGAPRNEMERIPEEEFINKLRNVLSEKRYLVVLDDIWGMEVWDGLKSVFPRGKMGSKILLTTRNWEVALHADACSNPHQLRPLTEDESLRLLCNKAFPGTNGIPSELKDLATEIVVKCGGLPLAVVVVGGLLSRKLKSSGEWKRVLQNISWYLLEEQEKIARILALSYNDLPSHLKSCFLYLGLFPEGVNIQTKKLIRLWIAEGFLPQEGEETAEGVAQKYLNELIGRCMIQVGTVSSLGRVKTIRIHHLLRDLSLSKGKEEYFLKIFQGDVAGPSTKARRQSMHSCDERYDFLKHNAHHSRSLLFFNREYNADIARKPWLRLNFQQEKKLNFIYRKFKLLRVLELDGVRVVSLPSTIGDLIQLRYLGLRKTNLEEELPLSIGNLLNLQTLDLRYCCFLKKIPNVIWKLVNLRHLLLYTPFDSPDSGHLRLDTLTNLQTLPHIEAGNWIVDGGLANMANLRQLGICELSGQLVNSVLSTAQGLRNLYSLSLSLQSEEDEFPIFMQLSQCTHLQKLSLNGKIKKLPDPHEFPPNLLKLTLHNSHLQKESIAKLERLPKLKMLVLGERAYNWPELTFNSEGFSQLLILRLVLLKELEDWTVEQSSIPRLEYMVIDRCEKLKTIPEGLKAITSLKKLRIIGMPVEFEHKLRTKDISEFTNTPVIESTTDILAID, from the exons ATGGCCGAGGTTGCCGTGTCAACGGTTGCTACAAAGCTGGCGGAGCTACTGATGGAACAAGCAGCGGTGGCGGTTTCACAGCTTGCAGGAGTAAGAGGGCAGGTGGAAAATTTGAAGAACGAATTGGGATGGATGCAGAGCTTTCTCAGGGACGCAGATGCCAAGCAAGAAGGCAGCGACCGAGTTCGCTTGTGGGTGTCGGAAATCAGAGACGTGGCTTTCGAAGCAGAGGAACTAATAGAAACCTACGtgtacaacacaaccatgcagaGGCAGTTGGACAAGGTGTTCAGACCATGGCATCTGTACAAGGTCAGAACCAGGATCGACAAGATCATGTCCAAGATCAAGAGTATATCCAACAAGCGAGAAACATACGGCGTCGTAATGACCGGTGATGATGGCAATAATAGTAATGAAAGGTTGAGGCAGTGGAGACAGCCTTCACCTTCTTCTGAGGAAGAGTATCTTATTGAGCTTGAAGATGACATGGGGTTGTTTCTTACCCAGTTGCTTGCCCTGGAGCCAAACCCTTACGTAGTTTCTATAGTTGGCATGGGGGGTTTGGGGAAAACCACTTTGGCTAAGAAGCTCTACAATCACAATAAAATTACCAACCATTTTGAGTGTAGAGCGTGGGTGTATGTCTCTAAAGAGTATAGGAggagggatgttctgcaaggGATTCTGAGGGATGTGGATGGTGCCCCCAGAAATGAAATGGAGAGAATACCTGAGGAAGAGTTTATCAACAAGCTGCGCAATGTGTTGAGCGAGAAAAGGTATTTGGTGGTGCTTGATGACATATGGGGGATGGAGGTTTGGGATGGGTTAAAGTCTGTCTTTCCTAGAGGGAAGATGGGAAGTAAGATATTGCTCACCACAAGGAATTGGGAGGTTGCTTTACATGCTGATGCCTGTAGTAATCCTCATCAGTTGCGGCCATTGACAGAAGATGAGAGTTTGAGATTGCTCTGTAACAAAGCTTTTCCTGGAACGAACGGCATCCCCTCAGAGTTAAAGGATCTTGCGACGGAGATTGTGGTCAAATGTGGAGGGTTGCCTCTGGCTGTGGTAGTGGTCGGTGGTTTGCTGTCTAGGAAGCTGAAGTCAAGTGGGGAGTGGAAACGGGTGCTGCAAAATATCAGCTGGTACTTGCTGGAAGAGCAAGAGAAGATAGCAAGAATTTTGGCCCTAAGCTACAATGATTTGCCTTCTCATTTAAAATCGtgttttttgtatttgggtCTTTTCCCAGAGGGTGTGAACATTCAGACAAAGAAATTGATCAGACTATGGATAGCGGAGGGATTTCTTCCGCAAGAAGGAGAAGAAACTGCGGAAGGTGTTGCTCAGAAATATTTGAATGAGTTGATTGGTAGGTGCATGATTCAAGTGGGAACAGTAAGCTCGTTAGGCAGAGTCAAAACAATTCGCATCCACCATCTCCTTAGGGATCTTTCACTCTCCAAAGGAAAAGAGgaatattttctcaaaatatTTCAAGGTGATGTGGCAGGTCCATCCACTAAAGCCCGGCGCCAGTCCATGCATTCTTGCGATGAGAGGTATGACTTCTTAAAACACAATGCGCATCATTCACGTTCCTTGCTGTTCTTCAACAGAGAATATAATGCAGATATAGCCAGGAAACCCTGGCTTCGTTTAAATTTTCAGCAAGAAAAGAAGTTGAATTTCATCTACAGGAAATTTAAGCTACTCAGGGTATTAGAATTAGATGGTGTTCGGGTAGTTAGCCTTCCAAGCACAATAGGGGACTTGATTCAGTTGAGGTATCTAGGATTGAGGAAGACTAATCTAGAAGAAGAACTCCCACTTTCCATTGGAAATTTGCTAAACCTACAAACACTTGATTTAAGGTATTGTtgttttttgaagaaaataccAAACGTAATTTGGAAGTTGGTGAATTTGAGACATCTGCTCCTGTACACTCCATTTGATTCTCCAGATAGCGGCCATCTACGGTTGGACACATTAACCAATCTACAAACCCTACCTCACATTGAGGCTGGAAACTGGATAGTAGATGGAGGTTTAGCGAATATGGCTAACCTCAGGCAATTGGGGATTTGTGAATTATCAGGACAATTGGTGAATTCTGTACTTTCTACCGCACAAGGATTACGGAACCTATATTCACTGTCACTATCACTTCAATCTGAAGAGGATGAATTTCCAATCTTTATGCAGCTGTCTCAGTGCACTCATCTCCAGAAGCTGTCTTTAAATGGAAAGATCAAGAAGCTACCTGATCCACATGAGTTCCCTCCAAACCTCTTAAAACTAACTCTACATAACTCCCACCTACAGAAGGAGTCTATTGCCAAACTAGAGAGATTACCAAAACTTAAGATGCTCGTTTTGGGTGAAAGGGCATACAATTGGCCGGAACTCACTTTCAATTCTGAAGGGTTTTCACAATTGCTTATTTTGCGACTTGTTCTTTTGAAAGAATTGGAGGATTGGACAGTTGAGCAAAGTTCAATTCCAAGGCTTGAGTACATGGTTATTGATCGTTGTGAGAAGTTGAAAACGATTCCAGAAGGACTGAAAGCTATCACTTCTCTGAAGAAATTAAGAATTATAGGAATGCCAGTAGAATTTGAACATAAGCTTCGGACTAAAGATATCTCCGAGTTCACAAATACTCCGGTAATTGAATCAACTACAGACATTTTGGCAATCG ATTAA
- the LOC114173069 gene encoding peroxidase 72, producing MVNSINFLLLLSLLAFAPFCLCEKKNEGYLYPQFYDGSCPRVQEIVQSVVAKAVAKEPRMAASLLRLHFHDCFVKGCDASVLLDSSGTIISEKRSNPNRDSARGFEVIDEIKSALEKECSHTVSCADILALAARDSTVLTGGPGWEVPLGRRDSLGASISGSNNNIPAPNNTFETILTKFKLKGLDIVDLVALSGSHTIGDSRCTSFRQRLYNQTGNGKADFTLDQQYAAELRTRCPRSGGDQNLFVLDFVTPLKFDNFYYKNLLANKGLLSSDEVLLTKNKESADLVRKYAERNDLFFEQFAKSMVKMGNITPLTGSRGEIRKNCRKINK from the exons ATGGTCAACTCCATAAACTTTCTCCTGCTTCTGTCTCTACTAGCCTTTGCTCCCTTCTGTCTctgtgaaaagaaaaatgaaggttATCTCTACCCTCAATTTTACGACGGTTCATGCCCCAGAGTTCAAGAGATTGTCCAATCTGTTGTTGCCAAGGCTGTGGCAAAGGAACCCCGCATGGCTGCTTCATTGCTGAGGCTACATTTCCATGATTGTTTTGTCAAG GGGTGTGATGCATCAGTGCTGCTAGACAGCAGTGGAACTATTATCAGTGAAAAGAGGTCAAATCCCAACCGTGATTCAGCTCGAGGATTTGAAGTTATTGATGAAATTAAATCCGCACTAGAGAAAGAATGTTCACATACAGTGTCATGTGCTGACATTTTGGCTCTAGCTGCTAGAGATTCAACAGTTCTT ACTGGTGGACCAGGCTGGGAAGTACCTTTGGGGAGAAGGGACTCTCTAGGTGCAAGCATCAGTGGCTCAAATAACAACATTCCTGCTCCCAACAACACATTTGAGACCATTCTAACTAAGTTCAAGCTCAAGGGGCTTGACATTGTCGATCTAGTTGCTCTATCTG GGAGCCACACTATTGGAGATTCCCGATGTACCAGCTTCAGGCAGAGACTCTACAACCAAACTGGCAATGGAAAAGCAGACTTCACTCTTGATCAACAATATGCTGCTGAATTGCGCACTCGGTGTCCAAGATCTGGTGGGGACCAGAATCTGTTTGTCTTAGACTTTGTTACCCCACTTAAATTTGACAACTTCTATTACAAAAACTTGTTGGCTAACAAAGGTCTGCTAAGTTCTGACGAAGTTCTCTTGACAAAGAATAAAGAATCCGCGGATTTAGTGAGGAAGTATGCAGAGAGAAATGACCTATTCTTCGAACAGTTTGCCAAGTCCATGGTTAAGATGGGAAACATCACTCCTCTAACAGGATCAAGGGGAGAGATCAGAAAGAACTGCAGAAAAATTAACAAGTGA
- the LOC114170019 gene encoding glutaredoxin-C3, with protein sequence MMELKWSVVVTVAFTVFVLWFGTLHVQASNSVSAFVQNSIYSNRITLFSKSYCPYCLRAKRILAELNEKPFVVELDLRDDGYEIQSVILDLIGRRTVPQVFVNGKHIGGSDDLSAAVQSGELQKLLSAS encoded by the exons atgATGGAGTTAAAGTGGAGTGTGGTTGTAACGGTGGCGTTCACCGTTTTTGTGTTGTGGTTTGGAACACTGCACGTCCAAGCCTCTAATTCTGTTTCCGCCTTCGTTCAAAACTCCATCTACTCCAACAGAATCACCCTTTTCTCCAAATCCTATTGCCC CTATTGCTTGCGCGCCAAACGCATACTTGCTGAACTAAACGAGAAACCGTTTGTGGTTGAGCTCGATTTACGAG ATGATGGGTATGAAATTCAGAGTGTTATTCTGGATTTGATCGGTCGAAGGACAGTGCCACAAGTATTTGTGAATGGCAAGCATATCGGTGGATCAGATG ATCTCAGTGCTGCAGTCCAAAGTGGTGAGTTGCAGAAACTTCTCAGTGCAAGTTGA